GACAGCAGGACCAGGGGTGTGAAGTAAAGGAGAAGGAGGTAAGACTTAGAACTAGGCAGTAGGCCCTGGGGACCCCGCGCCCTCAAGAGGCCGGTTTGTGCAACTGCATGGAGGCAGCTGTGGAGTTGTTGCCATGCCGCCTGCAGGGCTTGAGCATGCAATACCCCGAAGAGCAGAAAGCCATTGACTGCCAGGTGAGTGAGCCGTGCATGTGTGCCATGCCTTGCAAGGTTTTGGGGGTCCAGGTTatagtacaagaagtttacaggtGTAAGAACAAGGCCACTGGATCTCGAGAGGCTGGAGAAATACCAGCTGTCCATGGTTATAAACAACACTGCAGCAAGAACAGCCCCTGGCAACAGCACCAGGGCCTCCTGAGTCAAGGCCTTGATGCCAGGTTCCAAGGCTCTATGGATTccccagagagagaggggggccaGAGCAAAGGCTAGAAAGGTTGGCCGATTGAAGAAGCCAGCAGCCACAATGGCACCAAGAAGGCAGCTGTGCCACCATGGACCCGGGGTAGGCTTCTTTGATGTGGGACTCCATGCCACATAAGGGGACACCAACACCAGCAGCCAGGTGAAGAGAAGTCCCTCGATGGTGTTGGAGAAAGTCCTTGTGTAGAAAACCAGGGTGACATAGGACCCAGACAGCAGGCACATGGCATTCCAGCGATCTGCCCCCCACAGTGGAGCCAGATAGTACATAGCCCAGTCCAGGGCAAAGGAGAGGGTAGTGAGGAGGAGTCGGGGCCCCACCAGCAGCTTGTAGCCACTCACCAGACCAGGCCAGGGCCCCAGCTCTTCCCAGAGCCTGAGCAACCAGAAGGTAGAGCCAGAGGTCAGCAGGGGGAAGACCACAGTGCGACAGGAGTTGCTGGGGTAAAATTCCCAGGGCCGTGAAGCCTGCACACCCAGGATGTCctctgcagagagagaggcagggatgaGCCAGTTCCAAGCCTGTGCTGGGAAGAGTTCTGGGTTGGCACCAGGATTGCAAGGCCCCCTGGTGGACACTTCGAGCACAACCCCTGGGATTGCACCAGGTGGGTTTTAGTGCTTTGGTAAAGCTATTTGGGAGAGTCTCTCAGGCAGCCTGTCCCCTCTCCCCAGCTCTTTAACAGCAGAGGGCCTCCACCTGGATGCAGAGGAGACCGGCAAAGACACAGAGCAGGAAAAGGATTTTATGTGCCCCAGTTGCTATTAGAAACAATGTGGTGACCTCCAGAAACAGCAGGGAAAGAACTAACATGTTACTTTAAGTGAAGTGAATAAAATTCTGCCAACAAGAATGAGCTTggaagccaggcattgtggcacatgcctagaATTCCAGTACTtagagatgcagaggcaggaggatcaagagtttaaggttatatagtgagtttgtGACTAGTCTATACCATGTgaagagacttgtctcaaaaatacaggAAAAGGAGATGGAATTTTCCAATGTACGATTCAAATCTAAATGTTGAGCCCTGTGACAGTGTTAGGTCTCCCGTGCCGTGATTCCTGTCCTCAAAATGAGTGCTCTGGTGCACACTTGAAACATTTGGAGTCTGAGTCAGGAGGACTGCTACAAGTTTGAGGGTTTCCTGGGCTacgcagtgagttccagggcagccttagCTGTatagagagatgctgtctcagaagGGCAAGAAAACCAAGACTAGCCAAGTGTCTGAACCTTTCTCCTTTAGTCTCTTCGCTGGACACAGGGCCAGACATGAAGACTGTTTTCATAGCCATGGGTTTAAGGGCAAGCCTGAGCTGCAGTgtgagactgtctttaaaaaaaaaaaaattgcctgcCCATTGTGCACcaaatcctgggttcaatcccaatcAGCaatccaggagtggtggcacCTGCCAGTGATCACAGCACTCTAGAAGTGGGGGCCAGAGAATCAGGGGTCATGGCCTTggtcagttcaaagccagccgcTGCTACATtacatcttgtctcaaaagagaaaagaggactcaggaggcagaggtaggaggacctCATGGAGTTGGAGgccatagtgagctccaggacagccagggcttcacagagagaccacgtctaaaaaaagaaaagaagggctggagagatggctcagaggttaagagcactggctgctcttccagaggacctgagttcaattcccagcaaccacatggtggctcacaaccatctgtaatgggatctgatgccctcttctggcctacaggcatacatgcagagcaCACATacctaaaaaaatacataaatagagccaggctttggtggcacacgcctttaatcccaacactcaggaggcagaggcaggcggatctctgtgagttggaggccagcctggtctactgagccaGTGCcagcagcctccaaaacaatacagagaaacccgtctcaaaaaagaaaagaaaaagggtttATGTGTGACTACTAAACATGGTCTTAAGGGAGGAGGCCCTCCTGAGCCTACATACAACTTTCCTTATATCAGGCAAGCTTCCCTAGCCAGTGGGAAAGCCGGCTCTGAAGTCATTCCCCTGACAAGTCCAGCGGGACCATCATTCTGCATGACCTGACCTGTTGGCCCAAGCAGGAGAACTTGGAAGAGGCTGGTACTTGATTCATGTCTTCCAGAAGCTGAGGAAAATGCCCATTCCCCACTTCCAGTTCTCATCCCAAAGAGGCTTCGACTCTGCCTGTTCATTCATCCCACGGGCATGTCCTTCCCCACCAAATATCACTGCTGCCCCAGCCTTATTAGCAGTACATGGGGGTTTACCTGCCATGACCTCAGGTGACTGGAAGAACTCATCTGGGTGTATGTAGCCAGTCTGGGGAAGGAGACACCACAAGACTCGAAGCAGGCTGAGGCTACCCCAAATCACCCTGGCTGCCATCTTCATAGCAGACTGTCAAACACAGGGCTGAAAGCCTGGAGTGACTTCACAGCTGTCACGGGTGCCACTCTGGAGATCTACATCTGCTGAGAGTGACATTTGGTAGTTACTGATAGCATAGACTATACCACAATCTgaagacatcaacataaaaacGGCAATGATAAGAGATGATTGGTACACATCTGAAGTTAAGCATAGGAGAGGTTGCCAGGTTCACACAAGGATttcaagtcccaggccagccagaggtacacaggaaatactgtttcaaaaaacaaaaagtgggcTGGGCAATGggggcacccgcctttaatcccaacactcaagaggcagagacaggcagatctctgtgagttcaagaccagcctagtccacagagtgagttacaggacagtctccaaagctacagagaaaccctgtctccggcgggggtggagggagagagacaccCCAAAAAGTTAGAGATGGTAGTGCacccagtaatcccagcactcaggcagatgTGGAAAGATCCACAAAAACCACATAACAATTAAATTGAATGTTATCAGTGGTTAGGAGCCCCTGTTCTATCAAAGGACCCagattggattcccagcacccacgtagtaGCTTACAACCTATAAACCCAGTCTCAGAGGgtctgtagtgagatatccaccccgccCACATTTGTAGCGATGACCACACCCAAACCAATAATGGGTTTAGGTTTACAGTGTGCTCTCTGGTCTCCGGTCAGGTCATAGAagcctgggtggatccttggcTCGGGAACTTGCAGCAGtaatctgcttcttgtgtaagtgacttccccctcaataaaattatatttaacctgtATTGAACCTAGCCCCACAAATCTTGATCCGTGAATCCACAAGGGCCCAACAAcctctggttttgtttggttggtttttgtttgtttgtttgtttgtttgtttgtttttgtgtgtgtgtgtgtgttcaagacagggtttctctgtgtagccctggctgtcctgaaactcactctgtagaccagactggcctcaaactcagagatccacctgcctctgcctcctgagtgtggggattaaaggggtgcaccaccactgcctcctgagtgccaaggttacaggtgtgtgtcaccaccactcagcttcaacaacttctgacctccaccatAGGCACATGCCggtgtatacacacaaaataataaaataaataaatctttaagaaaatgaaagtcaGGGTTAAAATGGCAAGGTTGGTGAACCAAGGAAGATAATATAAGAGGGGTTGTATGAGACAGACCAGGTAGGAAAGACAAGGCTCTACCCAGAAGACTCTGGAGGGACCTCAGAAAGTGCTACCCCTAGGAAGAACCCCACCTCCAGGAGAAGGTACAACACATCATTGTCCTGTCCCTGTAAACTCTAAGCTCTTGGGATAGTTAATCTTTACATATATTCTTCAAGAACCCTTGCCCTTTCCATACTCAGCATCTCAACTTTATGGGCCTGttgcatctttttttttggttttggtttttccagacagggtttctctgtggctttggaggctgtcctggaactagctcttgtagaccagactggcctcaaactcagagatccacctgcctctgcctcccgagtgctgggattaaaggcgtgcaccaccaatgcctggcggcCTGTTGCATCTTCATATATATTCCTGAAATTGTGTAAGACTGAATTGTGGGGAAGGACGGTTTCTAAGAAAACCTCcacctcttccaggaagcagTCCCCCAAGACAGACCCAAAGATGGCAATGGGAGGGGCTACAGTCTATCAAGATGTACAAGTCCCAGTACTAGAGGCAGCCCTTCGTGGTGGAGCCTGCCACTCTAGAAAGTGCACTTCGTCCTGCTTTCTCACCTGCTGAAATAAACCCTGACTGCTTGCTGTCTGTGTCCCCATATGAGTCCTTCTTATGAGGCTGCCAATAGTAGGCTTAGAGGGAATTTGAGGGGAGGCCTCTCTCTGTACCCACAATCCAAGTGTACTGGGTGGTTTGGcgtgtcaacctgacacaagctagagtcatcaaagaggaaggagcttcagctgaggaaatgtctccttgagatccagctgtaaggcattttctcatttagtgatcaataggggagagctcagcccatggtgggtggtgccattcctgggttgttggtcctgagttctaggagaaagcaggctgagtgagccacaaagagcaagccagtgagcagcacccctccatggcctctgaatcagctcctgcctccaggatcttgtcctgtttaagttcctgtcctgactttcttccatgatgaacagcaatgctgaaagtgtaagcctaataaaccctttcctccccaacttgctttttagtcatggtgttccatcacagcaatagaaccctaagacaGGTGGTCAGAACTTCTGGCAACCCATGTAGAAGCAGAGACACCAAGTATTGCCACTCATTTGTTGCaagcaacataaataaatgacccagagactaatattggggtcacgcttcaagctgaagatcaggagagcaaagcagctggccactagctcttacctctccctCAGACTGGAAGgagatcctggctccaccaaagaaacctcagtgtagctggagaatcctgagacttcaatgtcttcctatcctcagtgtggctggagaatgaatgccagctctgagacccttttcctgtcttaaatacctctcatgagtgctgggattaaaggcgtgagctctaattctcttttagactgactcactctAATGTATCtgggggtggccttgaactaccaGAGATGTttctgcctttatctcctgagtcctggattaaaggtgtgtgacaccacctcCTGACCCCTAtagcttgtgactgactttgcttcccGAATCCTCAGGAGAGCTTttagaaatcataaataatacatcatcaCACCCAGTGATGTAGTGATGGCTTGAAACATCCCAGGAAAGGAGTGAGCTGACAGAATTGACCAACTGTGGCTGGCTATGCTGAATCAAGTAGGGGGAGGGTCCGGAGAGTATATAGCTCTAACATGCTAATGGCCctgggaggaggaagtggggaggagaagcagaggcaggcggatctctgtg
This genomic stretch from Cricetulus griseus strain 17A/GY chromosome 4, alternate assembly CriGri-PICRH-1.0, whole genome shotgun sequence harbors:
- the Pigz gene encoding GPI mannosyltransferase 4 encodes the protein MKMAARVIWGSLSLLRVLWCLLPQTGYIHPDEFFQSPEVMAEDILGVQASRPWEFYPSNSCRTVVFPLLTSGSTFWLLRLWEELGPWPGLVSGYKLLVGPRLLLTTLSFALDWAMYYLAPLWGADRWNAMCLLSGSYVTLVFYTRTFSNTIEGLLFTWLLVLVSPYVAWSPTSKKPTPGPWWHSCLLGAIVAAGFFNRPTFLAFALAPLSLWGIHRALEPGIKALTQEALVLLPGAVLAAVLFITMDSWYFSSLSRSSGLVLTPVNFLYYNLDPQNLARHGTHARLTHLAVNGFLLFGVLHAQALQAAWQQLHSCLHAVAQTGLLRARGPQGLLPSSKSYLLLLYFTPLVLLSAFSHQEARFLIPLIVPLILLCSPQTQPIPWRGTLVLFNALGALIFGCLHQGGLVPGLKYLEHVVHAPVLPGRATHYTLLFTHTYMPPQHLLHLSGLGSPVEVVDMAGAEDRVLCQALNNFSRQPGCQQAGGPQLCRLFVVTPGTNRHALEKCSFSLKNETLLFPHLTLEDPPALSSLLSGAWRTHLSLHVIELEEKPVMTKQPWPKIQP